From the Periophthalmus magnuspinnatus isolate fPerMag1 chromosome 1, fPerMag1.2.pri, whole genome shotgun sequence genome, one window contains:
- the epn3b gene encoding epsin-3 isoform X1, translating into MTTSALRRQVKNIVHNYSEAEIKVREATSNDPWGPSSSLMSEIADLTFNVVAFAEVMGMVWKRLNDSGKNWRHVYKALTLLDYLLKTGSERVAQQCRENAFTIQTLRDFQYIDRDGRDQGANVREKARQLVCLLKDEERLRQERSQALKTKERMAGGGSGGGGSGGAYGGIPPSYHPGRRTSQPSMAVLYGEEFSRSRGSPSSFNSSSSSPRAASDLEQARPQTSGEEELQLQLALAMSREESQKLFTAEVKAVVHPQEQRCRQGDESLLQKALDESRRESQAGAQESAMLDLVDIFGPSSEGPPPSSDPWSSKPVDEPNSDPWNSVGAHTHTVRGSPWTEPTPSRSKSSNPWAQCSSPSTDPWEAPPPSSRAVNDEWHSPSESDNDVAGPFIAQNEDESKLEYPQVNSPLPASPTDAELFSAKPISDPFAGGESDPFGAEPLAKPQINGRDTASPEMFNLSRLGPPLSTPVTRMCRTPEAFLGPTGASLVNLDTLIPSNPPTKTHNNPFLSGLSSPSPTNPFHCDQPRLTLNQMRPASTSPLPPHMLSYSPSLPLPLHHQLPVLPSSFTQPPAAILEMPTNLPQPLLPLSPRQVPCTQAHSNNPFL; encoded by the exons ATGACAACCTCTGCTCTGCGTCGACAGGTGAAGAATATTGTGCACAACTATTCAGAGGCGGAGATCAAG GTCCGGGAGGCCACGTCAAACGATCCATGGGGCCCGTCCTCCTCGCTCATGTCAGAAATCGCTGACCTGACCTTCAATGTGGTAGCGTTTGCTGAGGTCATGGGCATGGTGTGGAAGCGGCTCAATGACAGCGGGAAGAACTGGAGACATGTGTACAAG GCCCTAACGTTACTGGATTATTTGTTGAAGACAGGATCTGAAAGAGTAGCTCAGCAATGTCGGGAAAATGCATTCACCATACAG ACTCTTCGAGACTTTCAGTACATTGACCGTGATGGTCGCGATCAAGGGGCCAACGTGCGAGAAAAGGCCAGACAGTTGGTGTGTCTCCTGAAAGATGAAGAGCGGCTGCGCCAGGAGCGGAGCCAAGCCTTGAAGACCAAAGAGAGGATGGCAGGTGGAGGCAGTGGAGGGGGAGGCTCTGGGGGTGCATACGGGGGCATCCCTCCATCCTACCACCCAGGCAGACGCACCAGCCAGCCCAGCATGGCCGTCCTGTACGGAGAAGAGTTCAGCCGCTCCAGAGGCTCCCCTTCCTCCTTTAACT catcctcctcctctccacgaGCTGCGTCAGACTTGGAGCAGGCCAGACCCCAGACCAGCGGAGAGGAGGAGCTGCAGCTACAGCTGGCTCTTGCAATGAGTCGAGAGGAGAGCCAGAAG cTGTTCACTGCTGAAGTGAAAGCTGTGGTCCACCCGCAGGAACAGCGTTGTCGCCAAGGAGACGAGTCTCTTTTGCAGAAGGCCTTGGACGAGAGCCGCAGAGAGAGCCAGGCAGGGGCACAGGAG TCTGCCATGTTGGACCTGGTTGACATTTTTGGGCCCTCATCAGAgggccctcctccctcctcggaCCCATGGAGCTCAAAACCAGTTGATGAGCCCAACAGTGACCCCTGGAACTCTGTTG GAGCTCATACTCATACTGTAAGGGGCAGTCCTTGGACAGAACCCACACCCTCACGTTCCAAATCATCAAATCCTTGGGCCCAATGCTCCAGCCCAAGCACAGACCCCTGGGAAGCTCCGCCCCCCTCATCGAGAGCGGTCAATGATGAGTGGCACAGCCCATCTGAGAGTG ACAATGATGTGGCAGGTCCATTTATAGCACAAAATGAAGACGAGTCCAAACTAGAATATCCTCAAGTGAACTCTCCTCTGCCCGCCAGTCCCACAG ATGCAGAGCTGTTCAGTGCTAAGCCCATCTCAGACCCCTTTGCAGGGGGAGAGTCAGATCCATTTGGGGCAGAGCCCTTGGCCAAACCTCAAATCAATGGAAGGGACACAGCCAGCCCAGAGATGTTTAACTTGTCTCGACTGGGACCTCCTCTCAGCACCCCTGTGACGCGGATGTGTAGGACCCCTGAGGCATTCCTGGGCCCTACGGGTGCTTCACTGGTCAATCTGGACACACTCATTCCATCAAACCCACCCACAAAGACGCACAACAACCCCTTCCTCTCAG GTTTGAGCAGTCCCTCACCCACAAACCCTTTCCACTGCGACCAGCCTCGCCTCACTCTGAACCAGATGCGTCCAGCTTCGACGTCTCCACTACCGCCCCATATGCTCTCGTACAgtccctctctgcctctgccGCTACACCACCAGCTCCCCGTTTTGCCCTCATCGTTCACTCAACCTCCTGCAGCCATCCTAGAAATGCCCACGAACCTACCCCAACCCCTACTGCCTCTCTCCCCGCGGCAGGTCCCATGCacacaggcccacagcaacAACCCTTTCCTCTGA
- the epn3b gene encoding epsin-3 isoform X2, translating into MTTSALRRQVKNIVHNYSEAEIKVREATSNDPWGPSSSLMSEIADLTFNVVAFAEVMGMVWKRLNDSGKNWRHVYKALTLLDYLLKTGSERVAQQCRENAFTIQTLRDFQYIDRDGRDQGANVREKARQLVCLLKDEERLRQERSQALKTKERMAGGGSGGGGSGGAYGGIPPSYHPGRRTSQPSMAVLYGEEFSRSRGSPSSFNSSSSSPRAASDLEQARPQTSGEEELQLQLALAMSREESQKEQRCRQGDESLLQKALDESRRESQAGAQESAMLDLVDIFGPSSEGPPPSSDPWSSKPVDEPNSDPWNSVGAHTHTVRGSPWTEPTPSRSKSSNPWAQCSSPSTDPWEAPPPSSRAVNDEWHSPSESDNDVAGPFIAQNEDESKLEYPQVNSPLPASPTDAELFSAKPISDPFAGGESDPFGAEPLAKPQINGRDTASPEMFNLSRLGPPLSTPVTRMCRTPEAFLGPTGASLVNLDTLIPSNPPTKTHNNPFLSGLSSPSPTNPFHCDQPRLTLNQMRPASTSPLPPHMLSYSPSLPLPLHHQLPVLPSSFTQPPAAILEMPTNLPQPLLPLSPRQVPCTQAHSNNPFL; encoded by the exons ATGACAACCTCTGCTCTGCGTCGACAGGTGAAGAATATTGTGCACAACTATTCAGAGGCGGAGATCAAG GTCCGGGAGGCCACGTCAAACGATCCATGGGGCCCGTCCTCCTCGCTCATGTCAGAAATCGCTGACCTGACCTTCAATGTGGTAGCGTTTGCTGAGGTCATGGGCATGGTGTGGAAGCGGCTCAATGACAGCGGGAAGAACTGGAGACATGTGTACAAG GCCCTAACGTTACTGGATTATTTGTTGAAGACAGGATCTGAAAGAGTAGCTCAGCAATGTCGGGAAAATGCATTCACCATACAG ACTCTTCGAGACTTTCAGTACATTGACCGTGATGGTCGCGATCAAGGGGCCAACGTGCGAGAAAAGGCCAGACAGTTGGTGTGTCTCCTGAAAGATGAAGAGCGGCTGCGCCAGGAGCGGAGCCAAGCCTTGAAGACCAAAGAGAGGATGGCAGGTGGAGGCAGTGGAGGGGGAGGCTCTGGGGGTGCATACGGGGGCATCCCTCCATCCTACCACCCAGGCAGACGCACCAGCCAGCCCAGCATGGCCGTCCTGTACGGAGAAGAGTTCAGCCGCTCCAGAGGCTCCCCTTCCTCCTTTAACT catcctcctcctctccacgaGCTGCGTCAGACTTGGAGCAGGCCAGACCCCAGACCAGCGGAGAGGAGGAGCTGCAGCTACAGCTGGCTCTTGCAATGAGTCGAGAGGAGAGCCAGAAG GAACAGCGTTGTCGCCAAGGAGACGAGTCTCTTTTGCAGAAGGCCTTGGACGAGAGCCGCAGAGAGAGCCAGGCAGGGGCACAGGAG TCTGCCATGTTGGACCTGGTTGACATTTTTGGGCCCTCATCAGAgggccctcctccctcctcggaCCCATGGAGCTCAAAACCAGTTGATGAGCCCAACAGTGACCCCTGGAACTCTGTTG GAGCTCATACTCATACTGTAAGGGGCAGTCCTTGGACAGAACCCACACCCTCACGTTCCAAATCATCAAATCCTTGGGCCCAATGCTCCAGCCCAAGCACAGACCCCTGGGAAGCTCCGCCCCCCTCATCGAGAGCGGTCAATGATGAGTGGCACAGCCCATCTGAGAGTG ACAATGATGTGGCAGGTCCATTTATAGCACAAAATGAAGACGAGTCCAAACTAGAATATCCTCAAGTGAACTCTCCTCTGCCCGCCAGTCCCACAG ATGCAGAGCTGTTCAGTGCTAAGCCCATCTCAGACCCCTTTGCAGGGGGAGAGTCAGATCCATTTGGGGCAGAGCCCTTGGCCAAACCTCAAATCAATGGAAGGGACACAGCCAGCCCAGAGATGTTTAACTTGTCTCGACTGGGACCTCCTCTCAGCACCCCTGTGACGCGGATGTGTAGGACCCCTGAGGCATTCCTGGGCCCTACGGGTGCTTCACTGGTCAATCTGGACACACTCATTCCATCAAACCCACCCACAAAGACGCACAACAACCCCTTCCTCTCAG GTTTGAGCAGTCCCTCACCCACAAACCCTTTCCACTGCGACCAGCCTCGCCTCACTCTGAACCAGATGCGTCCAGCTTCGACGTCTCCACTACCGCCCCATATGCTCTCGTACAgtccctctctgcctctgccGCTACACCACCAGCTCCCCGTTTTGCCCTCATCGTTCACTCAACCTCCTGCAGCCATCCTAGAAATGCCCACGAACCTACCCCAACCCCTACTGCCTCTCTCCCCGCGGCAGGTCCCATGCacacaggcccacagcaacAACCCTTTCCTCTGA
- the b3gntl1 gene encoding UDP-GlcNAc:betaGal beta-1,3-N-acetylglucosaminyltransferase-like protein 1, giving the protein MDSPKPKRPRSCENQAATEKDPEEGEGTRVDVSIIMPVHNAAHWLDECLQSILNQDFTGSMELSVFDDASTDNSRKMVEDWRERLETKGISLKISGHDSAQPNGVGFAKNQAIFQSCGEYLCFQDADDVMKPQRVRLQHEAALRHPHSLIGCRVERIPEGSTERYTRWINKLTQEQLSTQVLTSHGPTVIMPTWFCSRMSFDKIGQFDEGGKGVPEDLLFFYHSLRQGLGVRRVDQCLLVYRYHEKAATHSVSEDTIWKLRVAFLQERVLTQWESFTIWNAGKQGRKLYRSLSPANQKKVKAFCDVDEKKIQKGFYTYEESKERPKPKIPVVHFKKASAPFIICVKLDLTGGVFEENLTSLQLEEGKDYYHFN; this is encoded by the exons ATGGATTCTCCCAAACCTAAACGTCCTCGAAGCTGCGAGAATCAAGCAGCGACTGAAAAGGACCCGGAGGAGGGAGAAGGCACGCGAGTGGACGTG AGTATCATCATGCCAGTTCACAATGCTGCTCATTGGCTGGATGAGTGTCTGCAGTCCATCCTGAACCAGGACTTCACAGGATCCATGGAGCTGTCGGTCTTTGACGATGCCAGCACT GATAACTCCAGGAAAATGGTGGAGGACTGGAGAGAAAGGCTTGAGACGAAGGGCATTTCACTTAAGATCTCTGGCCATGATTCTGCCCAACCAAATGGAG TGGGGTTTGCAAAAAACCAGGCAATATTCCAGAGCTGTGGAGAATACTTATGTTTCCAAGACGCG GATGATGTAATGAAGCCTCAAAGAGTTCGACTGCAGCATGAGGCTGCGCTTCGCCACCCACACTCT CTGATCGGCTGCAGGGTTGAGAGGATTCCCGAGGGCTCTACAGAACGTTACACTCGCTGGATCAACAAGCTGACACAGGAGCAGCTCTCCACACAG GTGCTCACGTCACATGGGCCCACAGTCATCATGCCCACATGGTTTTGCTCAAGAATGAGTTTTGACAAAATCGGTCAGTTTGACGAAGGAGGCAAA GGTGTTCCAGAGGACTTGCTGTTCTTCTACCACAGTCTTCGCCAGGGGTTAGGCGTGAGGCGGGTCGACCAGTGTCTGTTGGTTTACCGCTACCACGAAAAGGCTGCCACTCACTCTGTATCAGA GGACACCATTTGGAAGCTGCGAGTTGCCTTCCTGCAGGAAAGAGTGCTCACCCAATGGGAGAGCTTTACCATATGGAATGCCGGCAAACAGGGTCGTAAGCTGTATCGCAGCCTCAGCCCAGCCAATCAGAAGAAG GTCAAAGCTTTCTGTGACGTGGATGAGAAAAAGATTCAGAAGGGCTTCTACACATACGAGGAGTCCAAG GAAAGACCCAAACCCAAAATCCCAGTGGTTCACTTCAAAAAGGCCTCCGCTCCTTTTATCATCTGTGTTAAACTG GACTTGACGGGAggtgtttttgaggaaaatCTCACCTCACTGCAACTGGAAGAAGGAAAAGATTACTATCATTTCAACTGA